Proteins found in one Misgurnus anguillicaudatus chromosome 3, ASM2758022v2, whole genome shotgun sequence genomic segment:
- the LOC129445349 gene encoding uncharacterized protein, with amino-acid sequence MDVMCCKSGTDQSLQDDESTDQTSTESLDSVCNAGEQQQILQTKLNMCSVKLIDCRNLTMKIKTETTEIKTEPTADEYEDKHRDGHDFIVSDVKSELCLDEEITSSTLSCITGGETLSSQRHLERHERRQTENEHHLKKHTSERPYQCSECGKTFKNSWLLKSHQNIHSEEKPFQCSHCDKGFYRKSNLIDHERIHTGEKPHHCDVCGMSFNRHYNLVSHQRTHTGEKPYKCSHCEKTFAYAASLKVHERVHIGERPYVCSHCGKSFSDPSQFIVHQRIHTGEKPHQCNVCGKSFSQRGSLVTHQRTHTGEKPYKCSQCEKTFACSASLKVHLGFHTGEKPYVCSQCGKSFSDPSHFRVHQRVHTGEKPYHCNVCGKSFSQHGSLLKHKRIHTGEKPYKCSHCEKTFAQSGNLKLHERLHTGEKPYVSSIFGERFAYSGNLQTHQNKHTEEQSTLKSS; translated from the exons atggatgtgatgtgctgtaaatcaggaACTGATCAGAGCTTACAGGATGATGAATCtactgatcaaacctccacagagtctctggattctgtctgtaacgctggagaacagcagcagatcctgcagaccaaactcaacatgtgttcagtcaaactcATCGACTGCAGGAACCTCACGATGAAGATCAAAACTGAaactacagaaataaaaactgaacctaCAGCAGATGAATATGAAGACAAACACCGTGATGGTCATGATTTTATTGTGTCAG atgtgaagagtgaATTATGTTTGGATGAAGAAATAACGTCCTCGACTCTTTCTTGCATCACCGGTGGAGAGACATTGAGttcacagagacatttagagagacatgagagaagacaaacagaaaatgaaCATCATCTGAAGAAACACACCAGTgagagaccgtatcagtgcagtgaATGTGGAAAAACCTTCAAGAATTCATGGTTATTAAAATCACACCAGAATATTCACTCTGAAGAGAAACCCTTTCaatgttcacactgtgataaagGTTTCTATCGTAAATCAAATCTAATAGACcatgagagaattcacactggagagaaacctcatcactgtgaTGTTTGTGGGATGAGTTTTAATCGACATTACAATTTAGTGtcacaccagagaactcatacaggtgaaaaaccttacaaatgctctcattgTGAGAAGACGTTTGCTTATGCAGCTTCCTTAAAAgtccatgagagagttcacatTGGAGAGAgaccttacgtctgctctcactgtggaaagagctttTCTGATCCATCTCAATTCATTGTTCATcaaagaattcacactggagagaaacctcatcaatGTAATgtttgtggaaagagttttagtCAACGTGGCAGTTTAGTGacacaccagagaactcatacaggtgaaaaaccttacaaatgctctcagtgtgagaagacgtttGCTTGTTCAGCTTCCTTAAAAGTCCATCTGGGatttcacaccggagagaaaccttacgtctgctctcaatgtggaaagagcttctctgATCCATCTCATTTCAgagttcatcagagagttcacactggtgAAAAACCTTACCACTGcaatgtttgtgggaagagttttagccAACATGGCAGTTTACTGAAAcacaagagaattcatacaggtgaaaaaccttacaaatgctctcattgTGAAAAGACGTTTGCTCAATCAGGTAACTTAAAACTCCATGAGagacttcacactggagagaaaccttacgttaGCTCGATTTTTGGAGAGA